From a region of the Budorcas taxicolor isolate Tak-1 chromosome 9, Takin1.1, whole genome shotgun sequence genome:
- the LOC128053401 gene encoding 60S ribosomal protein L10-like, with the protein MGRCPAWCYGYCKNKLYSKSCFCRGVPDARIHIFDLGHKKAKVDEFPLSGHMVSYEYEQLSSEALEAAHICANKYMVKSCGKDGFHIQVWLDPFHVIHINKMLSCAGAHRLQTGMRGAFGKPQGTVAGVHIGQVIMSIHTKLQNKDHVIEALCRAKFKFPGCQNIHISKKWGFTKFNTNEFENLVAEKRLIPDGCGVNYISNSGPLDKWRALHS; encoded by the coding sequence ATGGGCCGCTGCCCTGCCTGGTGTTATGGGTATTGTAAGAACAAGCTGTACTCAAAGTCCTGCTTCTGCCGAGGTGTCCCTGATGCTAGGATCCACATCTTTGACTTGGGGCATAAGAAGGCCAAAGTGGATGAGTTCCCACTCTCTGGCCACATGGTGTCATATGAGTATGAGCAGCTCTCCTCTGAAGCTCTGGAGGCTGCCCATATTTGTGCCAACAAGTACATGGTGAAAAGCTGTGGCAAAGATGGTTTTCACATCCAAGTGTGGCTTGACCCCTTTCATGTCATCCACATCAACAAGATGTTGTCTTGCGCTGGAGCTCATAGACTCCAAACAGGCATGCGTGGTGCCTTTGGAAAGCCCCAGGGTACAGTGGCCGGGGTCCACATTGGCCAGGTCATAATGTCCATCCACACCAAGCTGCAGAACAAGGACCATGTGATTGAAGCCCTCTGCCGGGCAAAGTTCAAGTTCCCTGGCTGCCAGAACATCCACATCTCCAAGAAGTGGGGATTTACCAAGTTCAACACGAATGAATTTGAAAACCTTGTGGCAGAAAAGCGACTCATCCCGGATGGCTGTGGGGTCAATTACATCTCTAATAGTGGTCCCCTGGACAAATGGCGGGCCCTGCACTCATGA